A window from Brachionichthys hirsutus isolate HB-005 chromosome 4, CSIRO-AGI_Bhir_v1, whole genome shotgun sequence encodes these proteins:
- the mccc2 gene encoding methylcrotonoyl-CoA carboxylase beta chain, mitochondrial, with protein MLLRTARTWSLRCRRATLTGSRSYYADKVARLGSQPDKQSSEYQENYERMGVLVDELKKLTEKIKLGGGVKARTLHTSRGKLLPRERIDRLLDPGAPFLELSQFAGYELYGKEEVPAGGILTGIGRVSGVECVIVANDATVKGGTYYPITVKKHLRAQEIAQQNHLPCIYLVDSGGANLPRQADVFPDRDHFGRIFYNQARLSSEGIAQIAAVMGSCTAGGAYVPAMADESIIVRKQGTIFLGGPPLVKAATGEEVSAEDLGGADLHCKKSGVTDHYALDDSHALHLARKAVRSLNYRKNIEVTIEPTEPPLYPADEIYGIVGDNLKRNFDVREVIARIVDGSKFDEFKAFYGDTLVTGFSRIFGYPVGIIGNNGVLFSESAKKGTHFIEICCQRNIPLVFLQNITGFMVGREYEAGGIAKDGAKMVTAVACANVPKITVIIGGSYGAGNYGMCGRAYSPRFLYMWPNSRISVMGGEQAATVLATITKDQRLREGKEFTAEQEAAMKVPIVKRFEEEGSPYYSSARLWDDGIIDPADTRMVLGLSLSAALNAPMKKTHFGVFRM; from the exons ATGCTTCTCCGGACAGCGAGGACGTGGTCGCTTCGTTGCAGACGCGCAACTTTGACCGGATCCAGGTCTTACTATGCCGATAAAGTAGCTCGACTCGGATCTCAGCCGGATAAACAGTCCTCCGAATATCAG GAGAATTATGAGCGAATGGGAGTTCTCGTCGATGAGCTGAAAAAGCTGACAGAGAAGATTAAGTTGG gtggGGGAGTGAAGGCCAGGACGCTTCATACTTCTCGCGGGAAGCTCCTGCCGAGAGAGCGTATCGACCGACTGTTGGATCCAGG GGCCCCTTTCTTGGAATTATCTCAGTTTGCAGGTTATGAGTTGTATGGAAAAGAGGAAGTCCCAGCAGGTGGCATACTGACTGGAATTGGGCGAGTTTCAGG GGTGGAATGTGTTATTGTTGCAAATGATGCTACTGTCAAAGGGGGAACGTACTACCCTATTACTGTGAAGAAACACCTCCGTGCACAAGAAATAGCTCAGCAGAACCATTTGCCATGTATTTACTTGG TGGATTCAGGAGGGGCCAATCTACCCAGACAGGCTGATGTCTTTCCAGACCGAGATCACTTTGGACGCATTTTCTACAATCAGGCCAGGCTGTCTTCAGAGGGAATTGCACAG ATTGCTGCTGTGATGGGTTCCTGTACTGCTGGGGGAGCGTATGTGCCTGCCATGGCAGACGAGAGCATCATTGTGCGGAAGCAGGGGACCATCTTCCTGGGAGGACCTCCTCTG GTCAAAGCCGCCACTGGGGAAGAAGTTTCTGCAGAGGACCTCGGTGGTGCTGATCTTCACTGCAA AAAATCTGGCGTGACAGATCACTATGCTTTAGACGATAGCCATGCTCTGCATTTAGCAAGAAAGGCTGTAAGAAGCCTCAACTACAGGAAAAATATTGAG GTCACCATAGAACCAACTGAACCTCCACTGTATCCGGCAGATGAAATCTATGGCATAGTTGGAGATAACTTGAAACGCAACTTTGATGTCAGAGAG GTCATCGCCAGAATTGTGGATGGCAGTAAATTTGACGAGTTCAAGGCTTTCTATGGAGACACACTTGTAACAG GATTTTCAAGAATATTTGGCTACCCTGTTGGAATCATCGGAAACAACggagttttgttttcagagtcTGCAAAAAAG GGGACACATTTCATCGAAATATGTTGCCAGCGAAACATCCCACTTGTTTTTCTCCAAAACATTACAG GCTTCATGGTGGGTAGAGAGTATGAAGCGGGAGGAATTGCCAAGGATGGAGCCAAGATGGTGACCGCGGTCGCCTGTGCCAACGTACCCAAGATTACTGTCATCATCGGTGGCTCTTATGGGGCAGGAAACTACGGCATGTGTGGCAGAGCCTACAG CCCTCGATTCCTGTATATGTGGCCAAATTCCAGAATCTCGGTGATGGGCGGTGAACAGGCGGCCACTGTCCTGGCCACCATCACCAAAGACCAGCGGCTGCGTGAGGGCAAGGAG TTCACAGCAGAGCAGGAAGCTGCCATGAAAGTACCGATAGTGAAACGGTTTGAAGAGGAAGGCAGCCCATACTACTCCAGCGCGAG ACTGTGGGATGACGGGATTATTGATCCCGCCGATACGCGTATGGTTTTGGGACTCAGCCTCAGCGCAGCGCTGAATGCACCGATGAAGAAGACGCATTTTGGAGTTTTCAGGATGTAA